From Xanthocytophaga agilis, one genomic window encodes:
- a CDS encoding AraC family transcriptional regulator, with the protein MIFRKHIPTYPLSQYIEHIIYANGPQHFPYLMELPDGRINLVIELRVHTTNTLFTATSFTKANTVEPSFTGEHTMKHGWISGANAKAIVYKNNTDSAILSIRFAVGGFYALTKIPMSEIIHPGLEIELLLGSSFSRLYQRLVNETDINQNFQHIESYFQNYIQNNSFESSVVKFIHTNIHQPIDWLVSRSGYSQKHLIHMVKKETGFSPKYLQRLQRFQNVLGSLRQANGQVNWASVAYEHAYFDQSHFIKEFIHFTGLSPLEYLNRSVASEHNKLLTDIQLF; encoded by the coding sequence TTGATTTTCAGAAAGCACATACCGACCTATCCGTTATCGCAATACATAGAGCACATTATTTATGCCAATGGCCCACAACACTTTCCGTATCTGATGGAATTGCCTGATGGCAGAATAAACCTAGTCATTGAACTCCGGGTTCATACCACCAATACCCTGTTTACAGCAACCAGTTTTACAAAAGCCAATACTGTAGAACCCAGTTTTACTGGTGAACATACCATGAAGCATGGTTGGATTTCAGGAGCCAATGCCAAAGCCATTGTCTATAAAAACAACACGGATTCCGCTATTCTAAGTATCCGATTTGCCGTCGGAGGATTTTATGCTCTTACAAAGATTCCCATGTCTGAGATTATTCATCCTGGTCTGGAAATCGAACTCTTGCTCGGTAGCTCCTTTAGCAGGCTCTATCAGCGGTTGGTGAATGAAACCGATATCAACCAGAATTTCCAACATATAGAATCCTATTTTCAAAACTATATTCAGAACAATAGCTTTGAATCATCGGTTGTTAAATTTATTCATACAAATATCCATCAACCTATCGACTGGCTGGTCAGCAGGTCAGGGTATTCGCAAAAACACCTGATCCATATGGTAAAAAAAGAAACAGGGTTTTCCCCAAAATATCTACAGCGCCTGCAACGGTTCCAAAATGTGTTGGGCTCTTTGCGGCAAGCTAATGGGCAGGTAAACTGGGCATCGGTCGCCTACGAGCATGCGTATTTTGATCAGTCTCATTTCATTAAAGAATTTATTCACTTTACCGGGCTCAGTCCGCTGGAATACCTCAATCGTAGTGTTGCATCGGAACACAACAAACTGTTGACCGATATCCAGCTTTTTTAG
- a CDS encoding tetratricopeptide repeat protein, whose translation MKTQVVQPEIAYAHTPDLVTWIHLGYVLVFTFFAYSPALSASFLNWDDVPYVVDNPVIRQWSFFNIKRIFTEYTFGNYHPLTILSLSVDYALGKLNPQVYHCSNILLHLGNTALVFFLVRKLNPSSLIALICAILFGLHPIHVESVTWIAERKDVLYTFFYFWALLCYAQYTREQKTSLYIYTLLLFLFSILSKAMAVSLPLILLAIDYLLKRKMFSRTVLMEKIPFFLMALCFGIVAIWAQKASQSIVENDPWNFAERIVLASYAFVQYLMKLLCPLELSAIYPYPEKSGQWIPLIYVTYVLATLLLVGLVLYSIRFSRAYLFGLLFFTASICMVLQLLPVGRFIMADRYAYIPSLGVFWIVAVSFQKIVTGFSSYRTLIVGVGFVYLALLAVGTYRQSTLWKEDLSLWNNAVQQYPAFAEAYNLRAHARIKHNDTVGAYADFEKCIVLDSANKAGYYGSRAGIKASVKDYIGALKDYSQAILFADSTKVYASSLYINRGSVYAQLKNFPAAFADFTRAEHFPVVDSDFFLNRGILFLEAGKYAEALTDLNQAIDQDPHAKDAYYHRAEVYYLQEKVHLALRDCNQAIKIDAAFAKAYNLRGLLEVKIEQFQKALSTFSLAIEADPLLAEAYYNRAYLNQSLGLTETVCGDMRQAYKLGYRSEAAYMQQICPN comes from the coding sequence ATGAAAACACAGGTTGTCCAACCCGAAATAGCTTATGCCCATACTCCAGATCTGGTTACATGGATTCATCTGGGATATGTGCTGGTATTTACTTTTTTTGCCTACTCTCCAGCCTTAAGTGCCTCTTTTCTTAACTGGGATGACGTTCCCTATGTAGTTGATAATCCTGTCATACGACAATGGTCTTTTTTTAATATAAAACGAATTTTTACAGAATATACATTTGGTAATTATCATCCGCTTACTATTCTCTCACTTTCTGTAGACTATGCATTGGGTAAGCTTAACCCGCAGGTGTATCATTGTTCTAATATTCTGCTTCATTTGGGTAATACAGCTTTGGTCTTCTTTCTGGTTCGTAAACTAAATCCCTCTTCTCTGATTGCTCTTATCTGTGCCATACTTTTTGGCTTACATCCCATTCATGTCGAATCCGTTACCTGGATTGCTGAACGCAAAGATGTTCTGTATACATTTTTCTATTTCTGGGCATTACTCTGTTATGCTCAGTATACCAGAGAACAAAAAACTTCCCTGTATATATACACTCTGCTTTTATTTCTGTTCTCTATCCTATCTAAGGCGATGGCAGTTTCATTGCCTCTGATTTTGCTAGCCATTGATTACCTGCTGAAGCGAAAGATGTTTAGTCGTACAGTTCTGATGGAGAAAATTCCGTTTTTTCTCATGGCGCTGTGTTTTGGTATAGTTGCGATCTGGGCACAAAAAGCTTCTCAGTCAATTGTTGAAAATGATCCCTGGAATTTTGCGGAACGTATTGTTTTGGCTAGTTATGCCTTTGTGCAATACCTGATGAAACTACTATGCCCACTTGAATTGTCTGCTATCTACCCTTATCCCGAAAAGTCAGGGCAGTGGATACCTCTTATCTATGTGACATATGTACTAGCTACCCTGTTATTGGTAGGACTGGTATTGTATTCTATACGATTTAGCAGGGCATATCTGTTTGGTCTTCTGTTTTTTACAGCCTCTATTTGCATGGTATTGCAGCTTTTACCTGTGGGACGCTTTATAATGGCAGACCGCTATGCGTATATTCCTTCTCTGGGTGTGTTCTGGATTGTTGCAGTCAGCTTCCAGAAAATAGTCACAGGATTTTCATCTTATCGGACCCTTATCGTAGGTGTGGGTTTTGTGTATCTGGCTTTGCTGGCAGTAGGTACCTATCGCCAATCTACCTTATGGAAGGAGGATTTGTCTTTGTGGAATAATGCTGTTCAACAATATCCTGCTTTTGCAGAAGCATATAACCTGCGGGCACATGCACGCATCAAACATAATGATACAGTAGGAGCCTATGCAGACTTTGAAAAATGTATAGTTCTCGATAGCGCTAACAAAGCCGGCTATTATGGTAGCCGAGCAGGAATCAAAGCAAGTGTAAAGGATTATATTGGCGCGTTGAAAGATTATTCTCAAGCCATTTTGTTTGCCGACTCAACAAAAGTATATGCGTCCTCTCTGTATATCAACAGAGGATCTGTCTATGCTCAACTGAAAAATTTTCCTGCGGCATTCGCTGACTTTACAAGAGCAGAGCATTTTCCTGTTGTTGATTCGGACTTTTTCCTGAATCGGGGCATCCTTTTTCTGGAAGCCGGAAAGTATGCAGAAGCTCTTACTGATCTGAACCAGGCTATTGACCAAGATCCACATGCAAAAGATGCCTATTATCATAGAGCTGAAGTATATTATCTTCAAGAAAAAGTGCATTTGGCCCTTCGAGATTGTAACCAAGCCATCAAGATTGATGCTGCCTTTGCAAAGGCATACAATTTAAGAGGATTACTAGAGGTGAAGATAGAGCAATTTCAAAAAGCTCTTAGTACCTTTAGCCTGGCTATTGAGGCAGATCCGCTATTGGCAGAGGCTTACTATAACCGGGCATATCTCAATCAAAGTCTTGGTTTGACAGAGACTGTGTGTGGGGATATGAGACAAGCTTATAAATTGGGTTATCGTTCGGAAGCTGCCTATATGCAACAAATCTGCCCGAATTAA
- a CDS encoding response regulator: MIKVLMVEDEILNAFVLSVQLKQLGYQVVDTVTEGEMAIEILKNDTPDLILMDVQLRGKLNGIETMEIIRTFSDLPVIYITSYTDALMMERMSATRRSNILQKPYREEQLAAMLVLALESDSPEDNVISAS, translated from the coding sequence ATGATAAAAGTGTTGATGGTAGAAGATGAAATATTAAATGCTTTCGTCCTTTCTGTTCAGTTAAAACAGTTGGGTTATCAGGTTGTGGATACAGTAACCGAAGGAGAAATGGCTATAGAGATACTAAAAAATGACACACCTGACTTGATTCTGATGGATGTTCAATTGAGAGGTAAACTGAATGGCATTGAAACAATGGAGATCATTCGTACCTTTTCAGATTTACCTGTTATTTATATTACCTCTTACACAGATGCACTTATGATGGAGCGTATGAGCGCAACACGCCGGTCAAATATATTGCAAAAACCATATCGAGAGGAACAGCTTGCAGCTATGCTTGTGTTAGCGCTGGAATCAGATAGTCCGGAAGACAATGTTATCTCAGCAAGCTAA
- a CDS encoding glycoside hydrolase family 2 protein, whose translation MLKHILSLSVMLAASLLFVTQGAKAQLASSSIQRPQLPTRWTKVALKSALPLGEYPRPQLQRSEWLCLNGMWNYRGGQSVASANNPTHTVEFSATSEKIRVPYCPESVLSGVHRKQEINMWYQRTFTLPASWNGKQVLLHFGAVDHKATVFVNGQKAGSHAGGYDAFCFDITALLTKGENSLVVAAYDANDGRTPSGKNGPRGDYTFTSGIWQTVWLEPVNAQYIQTLRLLPDLAGNRLRVEVKAGGTSIAGEAASVTAVVLDGKKEVARAEAKAGTAFYVPIANPKRWSPDSPFLYDVKLILKTANGQVSDQVTSYMGMRDVKLGKVNGVVRPLLNGQFLMQLGLLDQGYWPDGILTAPTEEALKFDIEYTKKAGYNLIRKHMKTEPDRFYYWADKLGLLVWQDMPAIWYPDEDTLTTRATFRNELKAIIDQHYNSPSVIAWVPFNENWGAFDVISITDWVKQYDPSRLVNGNSGFNNNPSYQKAYGDPRNGDFVDTHIYIGPDGASEPDEKRAASLGEFGGVGLFVRGHMWPVENNAYAYEPTKAALTDRYVLLLDQVEQLMRYRGLSVAIYTQTTDVEHEVNGVLTYDRQVEKMNTDQVRAVNQAVIQAGSTLNGQKE comes from the coding sequence ATGCTAAAACACATTCTTTCTCTTTCGGTGATGCTGGCTGCCAGCCTTCTTTTCGTTACTCAAGGCGCTAAGGCCCAGCTAGCTTCATCTTCCATTCAAAGGCCCCAGTTGCCAACCCGTTGGACCAAAGTTGCCCTGAAGTCCGCCTTACCACTGGGTGAATACCCGCGCCCGCAATTGCAGCGTAGCGAGTGGCTTTGTTTAAACGGAATGTGGAATTACCGGGGCGGCCAATCGGTCGCTTCGGCTAATAATCCCACTCATACAGTAGAGTTTTCGGCAACGAGTGAAAAAATACGGGTGCCCTATTGTCCCGAATCAGTGCTTTCGGGCGTTCATCGTAAGCAGGAGATCAATATGTGGTACCAGCGTACGTTTACCTTACCCGCTTCCTGGAATGGCAAGCAGGTCCTTCTGCACTTTGGTGCTGTCGATCACAAGGCTACCGTTTTTGTCAACGGCCAGAAAGCGGGCAGTCATGCCGGTGGGTATGACGCGTTTTGCTTTGATATCACTGCCCTTTTGACAAAAGGAGAAAACAGTCTGGTAGTGGCCGCCTATGATGCCAACGATGGACGAACGCCTTCAGGAAAAAACGGCCCCCGAGGCGATTACACCTTTACATCCGGCATCTGGCAAACAGTATGGCTCGAGCCGGTTAATGCCCAGTACATCCAGACATTAAGGCTGCTGCCTGACCTTGCTGGAAATCGCCTCAGAGTAGAAGTTAAGGCCGGCGGGACTTCCATTGCTGGTGAGGCCGCATCCGTTACAGCTGTTGTGCTGGATGGAAAAAAGGAAGTAGCCCGCGCCGAAGCCAAGGCAGGGACAGCGTTCTATGTTCCGATTGCCAACCCCAAACGCTGGTCTCCGGATTCACCTTTTCTGTATGATGTAAAACTCATCCTCAAAACGGCAAACGGACAAGTCTCCGATCAGGTGACAAGCTATATGGGCATGCGCGATGTTAAGCTGGGTAAAGTCAATGGCGTAGTCCGGCCCTTATTGAACGGGCAGTTTCTCATGCAGCTTGGTCTTTTGGACCAGGGCTACTGGCCAGACGGGATCTTGACCGCGCCAACGGAAGAGGCCCTCAAATTTGACATTGAGTATACCAAAAAAGCGGGCTATAACCTGATCCGCAAACACATGAAAACAGAGCCTGACCGGTTTTATTATTGGGCCGACAAGCTGGGTCTTTTGGTCTGGCAAGACATGCCAGCCATCTGGTATCCCGATGAAGATACATTAACCACCCGGGCCACGTTTCGAAACGAACTCAAAGCGATCATCGATCAGCATTACAACTCCCCGTCAGTCATTGCCTGGGTGCCCTTCAATGAAAACTGGGGCGCTTTTGATGTGATCAGTATAACTGACTGGGTTAAGCAGTATGATCCATCCCGACTGGTCAACGGCAACTCGGGTTTCAATAACAATCCATCCTATCAAAAAGCCTATGGCGATCCCAGAAACGGTGATTTTGTCGATACCCACATTTACATCGGTCCCGATGGTGCATCGGAACCTGATGAAAAACGGGCCGCCTCGCTGGGTGAATTCGGGGGAGTAGGTTTGTTTGTACGGGGCCACATGTGGCCGGTGGAAAACAATGCCTACGCCTATGAGCCCACCAAAGCAGCCCTGACTGACCGCTACGTTTTACTGCTTGACCAGGTTGAGCAACTGATGCGCTACAGGGGCCTGAGCGTTGCGATCTACACCCAGACAACCGATGTCGAGCATGAGGTGAACGGTGTGCTGACCTATGACAGACAGGTGGAAAAAATGAATACTGACCAAGTCCGGGCCGTCAATCAGGCCGTCATTCAAGCCGGTTCAACGCTGAATGGCCAAAAAGAATAA
- a CDS encoding epoxide hydrolase, which yields MATNNDLRISDFRISVPQTELDDLLSRLKNTRWTAQPEGSGWGYGTDSEYLKELANYWANTYNWRTHEEALNQLPQYTTVIDGISIHFIHIKGKGSAKKPLLLIHGWPDSFYRFHKIIPLLAASDPSYDLIIPSIPGFGFSSPQAVNGDVSAILFHRLMTEVLSYTQYFVAGGDMGTLIGKSMAVQFPEQVKALHLTDVGYPDGQEDWSTMSPAEQAFGQIIQGWFFSEGAFNMIQSTKPQTLGYGLNDSPVGLAGWLLEKFNAWSDNQGHIENSFTKDELITNIMIYWVSQSINSSIRTYAENARAAYTGGLKSSQKVSVPTAVSLFPGEAQFPQEWAERKVNLVSFTKPEKGGHFAALEVPQVYATELNNFFGKLELD from the coding sequence ATGGCTACCAACAACGACCTGCGTATCTCTGACTTCCGCATTTCTGTTCCACAAACTGAACTGGACGACCTTTTGTCCAGACTGAAAAACACCCGCTGGACAGCCCAGCCGGAGGGGTCAGGCTGGGGGTATGGTACAGATTCGGAGTATCTCAAAGAACTGGCCAATTACTGGGCAAACACCTACAACTGGCGTACACACGAAGAAGCCCTGAACCAATTGCCGCAGTACACCACCGTTATCGATGGCATTTCCATCCATTTTATTCATATCAAAGGCAAGGGTTCTGCGAAAAAGCCGTTATTGCTGATTCACGGCTGGCCGGATTCATTCTATCGTTTTCATAAGATCATTCCCTTGCTTGCCGCTTCCGATCCTTCCTATGACCTGATCATTCCTTCCATACCGGGGTTTGGGTTTTCAAGTCCTCAGGCTGTGAATGGCGATGTGTCTGCTATCCTGTTTCACCGGCTGATGACAGAAGTACTGTCGTATACGCAATACTTTGTGGCTGGTGGGGATATGGGTACGCTTATCGGGAAATCCATGGCGGTGCAGTTTCCTGAACAGGTAAAAGCCTTACACCTTACCGATGTGGGCTATCCCGACGGCCAGGAAGACTGGAGCACGATGTCGCCGGCCGAACAGGCGTTTGGGCAGATAATTCAGGGCTGGTTTTTCAGCGAAGGGGCTTTCAATATGATTCAGTCTACCAAGCCCCAGACACTCGGTTACGGGCTGAACGACTCTCCGGTAGGCCTGGCGGGATGGTTACTGGAAAAATTCAATGCATGGAGCGATAACCAGGGCCATATCGAAAATAGTTTTACGAAAGATGAGCTGATCACCAACATCATGATTTACTGGGTAAGCCAGTCGATCAACAGTTCCATCCGGACATATGCCGAGAATGCAAGAGCCGCTTACACCGGCGGACTGAAATCCTCTCAGAAAGTCAGTGTACCCACAGCCGTATCCCTGTTTCCGGGAGAAGCTCAGTTTCCACAGGAATGGGCCGAAAGAAAGGTCAATCTGGTAAGCTTTACCAAACCGGAAAAAGGAGGACATTTTGCCGCACTGGAAGTACCCCAGGTATATGCAACTGAATTAAATAACTTTTTTGGAAAGCTGGAACTGGATTGA
- a CDS encoding GyrI-like domain-containing protein produces MHNQIIQKFYVIGISIRTTNENGQSAKDIETVWGKFWGEQIQNQIPNKVNDDIYAVYTDYETDFTGPYSAIIGLPVSSLETIPEGFTGITIEKAAYQKFVSRGKMPEAIFNTWVEIWQNTNLNRAYKTDFTVHGKKYNNGDQSEVETFISVKE; encoded by the coding sequence ATGCACAATCAAATTATTCAAAAATTTTATGTAATTGGTATCTCTATCCGAACAACAAATGAAAACGGACAATCAGCCAAAGACATTGAGACAGTGTGGGGCAAATTTTGGGGCGAACAAATTCAAAATCAAATTCCCAACAAAGTAAATGATGATATTTACGCCGTTTATACCGATTATGAAACCGACTTCACCGGTCCCTACAGTGCTATTATTGGATTGCCCGTAAGTTCATTAGAAACCATACCTGAAGGTTTTACAGGAATCACAATCGAAAAAGCAGCCTACCAAAAATTCGTTTCAAGAGGTAAAATGCCTGAAGCAATTTTTAATACCTGGGTAGAGATATGGCAAAATACAAATCTGAACCGGGCTTATAAGACTGATTTTACAGTCCACGGGAAAAAATATAACAATGGCGACCAGTCTGAGGTAGAAACTTTTATCTCAGTAAAAGAATAA
- a CDS encoding S8 family peptidase, producing MKPVSFFIQRNFLFVGILCFVWYLVSCKKKEELNIDPGIIPVSCFSDQSPNNGRVIEGIYIINYRSEIVNPTLRTPEKLSVFAKTILGRNAIPDQTLRSVFKHSFICRLTTEQATRLQNDPAIEFIEPDRVVTIASACLAVVDSNTIAWGVKRVGYGDGASTGRTVWIIDSGIDTQHPDLNIDIIRSRCFIEGQSSVEDEHGHGTHVAGIVGAKNNGIGVVGVAAGANLVSLKVLNQLGEGRGSSVVAALEYINQHASRGDVVNMSLVVDTISPSIDKQVIAIANKGILFAVAAGNTSQSVALISPSHINHPNVFTVAAMDDTDTWAGFSNYGSDFIDVVAPGVGILSTYRNQQYATMSGTSSAAPHLAGLLLLDGRKFALSGYVKNDPDSPPAPIPHKL from the coding sequence ATGAAACCTGTTTCTTTTTTCATTCAGCGTAACTTTCTTTTTGTCGGTATCCTTTGTTTTGTATGGTATTTAGTGAGTTGTAAGAAAAAGGAAGAACTGAATATTGATCCGGGTATTATTCCTGTTTCCTGTTTTTCTGATCAATCGCCTAATAATGGAAGAGTGATTGAAGGCATATATATCATTAACTATCGTTCAGAGATTGTAAATCCAACCCTTCGAACACCCGAAAAGCTTTCTGTGTTTGCGAAAACCATTCTTGGCAGAAATGCTATTCCGGATCAGACACTGCGGTCAGTCTTCAAGCATAGCTTTATCTGCAGACTGACAACTGAACAGGCAACACGTTTGCAAAATGATCCGGCTATTGAATTTATCGAACCAGATCGAGTGGTGACCATCGCTTCTGCCTGTCTTGCTGTGGTAGATAGTAATACGATAGCATGGGGAGTAAAACGAGTAGGCTATGGAGATGGTGCCAGCACTGGACGGACCGTCTGGATAATTGATAGTGGCATTGATACTCAACACCCTGACCTAAATATTGATATCATTCGCAGTCGTTGTTTTATTGAAGGCCAAAGCTCAGTTGAGGACGAACATGGACATGGTACCCATGTGGCTGGTATTGTTGGAGCTAAAAACAATGGCATTGGAGTAGTTGGAGTCGCAGCTGGTGCAAATTTGGTTTCTTTAAAAGTACTAAACCAGTTGGGAGAAGGCAGAGGTTCTTCAGTAGTAGCTGCACTGGAATATATTAATCAACATGCTTCACGAGGAGATGTTGTGAATATGAGTCTGGTAGTAGATACTATCTCACCCAGTATTGATAAACAAGTAATAGCCATTGCTAATAAAGGTATACTATTTGCAGTTGCTGCCGGCAACACCAGCCAATCTGTTGCGTTGATTTCTCCATCTCACATTAATCATCCCAATGTATTCACTGTCGCAGCCATGGACGATACCGATACCTGGGCAGGCTTTTCCAATTATGGGAGTGATTTTATCGATGTAGTAGCTCCGGGAGTTGGTATTCTGTCTACTTACCGAAACCAGCAGTATGCCACTATGAGTGGTACTTCTTCAGCAGCTCCACACCTGGCCGGATTGTTATTGCTTGATGGTAGGAAATTTGCTTTATCTGGTTATGTAAAGAATGATCCGGATAGTCCGCCAGCGCCTATTCCACACAAGTTATAG
- a CDS encoding glycoside hydrolase family 43 protein → MKKVLLLFCVFTVLVLHAGLAQPTQSMTTDKATFTNPLPVQLGDPYILYTKGTYYLYGTGGADKGFAAYSSKDLVNWKFEGQVYFHNNKNGWSDPNASWGGAYWAPEVYEVKGKFYLFYSAQWNVNPTKEVENFRIGVAVADKPTGPFIDLSSKPVFDPGYPVIDANVFFDTNGKIYLYYSRCCYKHPVKSEVAALAKEKGWFNQIEESWVYGVELKPDFSGVIGEPVLVLRPPTQMSDTQAEWESRSVTEREVNRRWTEGSVTFKKDNLYYIMYSANHFGGAHYAIGYATSHSPLGPYKKADNNPVLQKNTGEGGLVTGTGHNSIAYSPDGKEMFCVYHGRTAKTGDERVVFIDRMQVKNGNIEVYGPTTIPQKLPSGVKPTSSGK, encoded by the coding sequence ATGAAAAAAGTATTGCTCCTCTTTTGTGTCTTTACCGTACTTGTTTTACATGCTGGACTAGCCCAGCCTACCCAAAGTATGACTACGGATAAAGCTACGTTTACCAATCCACTGCCAGTACAACTGGGTGATCCATACATATTGTACACAAAAGGAACCTATTACCTGTACGGAACCGGCGGAGCGGATAAGGGATTTGCGGCTTATTCCTCCAAAGACCTGGTGAACTGGAAATTTGAAGGCCAGGTGTATTTTCACAACAATAAAAACGGCTGGAGTGACCCGAATGCCAGCTGGGGAGGGGCTTACTGGGCTCCGGAAGTGTATGAGGTGAAAGGGAAATTTTACCTATTTTACAGTGCGCAGTGGAACGTCAATCCTACCAAGGAGGTGGAAAATTTCCGGATTGGCGTAGCCGTAGCCGACAAGCCTACGGGACCTTTTATTGACCTTTCCAGCAAACCTGTTTTTGACCCTGGGTATCCAGTCATCGATGCCAATGTCTTTTTTGATACCAATGGCAAAATCTATTTATATTATTCCCGTTGCTGCTACAAACATCCGGTGAAAAGCGAAGTGGCAGCATTGGCGAAAGAAAAGGGATGGTTTAATCAGATTGAAGAAAGCTGGGTGTATGGCGTTGAACTCAAACCTGACTTTTCAGGCGTGATCGGAGAACCTGTCTTAGTGTTGAGGCCACCGACTCAAATGAGCGATACACAGGCAGAATGGGAAAGCCGCTCGGTTACTGAGCGTGAAGTAAACCGTCGCTGGACAGAAGGATCGGTTACCTTTAAAAAAGACAATCTGTATTACATAATGTATTCGGCCAATCATTTCGGTGGAGCACATTATGCAATCGGATATGCAACCTCCCACTCCCCACTGGGTCCATATAAAAAAGCCGATAACAATCCTGTATTACAGAAAAACACAGGAGAAGGCGGATTAGTAACGGGTACAGGCCACAACAGCATTGCCTACTCGCCGGATGGGAAAGAAATGTTCTGTGTGTATCATGGAAGAACAGCCAAAACAGGAGACGAACGAGTTGTATTTATAGATCGTATGCAGGTGAAAAACGGAAACATAGAGGTTTACGGTCCGACTACCATCCCACAAAAGCTTCCTTCCGGAGTAAAGCCAACCTCTTCGGGCAAGTAG
- a CDS encoding T9SS type A sorting domain-containing protein: protein MLYSYFSCLLHKPACWFALVLCLLSVWSVQAQGGVSASQYQALVSFYNATNGTNWFSKDNWLSSQPVSTWYGVTVDSSGNVVALNLSYNNLTGKLPASLKNLPLLDVQVIGNQISGIASLPATLVSLNAESNVITALPALPARLEVLRVGSNQIQSFPALPAALKVVDASSNRLSSLPSLPAGLTNLAVANNRISSLSTLPAALTSLNISSNRISALPTLPASLSAVIANNNRMSTLPTLPASLAYLAVNGNRLSALPALPSGLSFSIVNDNRLTFEDLEPIVNRFFGSGFYAPQADIGNEGIVVTTAGCSIQLSANYAGNSANNQYIWFKDSVAIDTLTTPYLALNPISSDDAGTYTCQVSNTVVPGLILNRRPIYVYVYGGSASSSARVSSPESQPEERSLTIGPNPFVDALYVFGNNTSEQKARITITDVQGRLVYESSAHSLTQPIQLDKALPSAIYLMQVSVGAKTQTFSVVKQ, encoded by the coding sequence ATGTTGTACTCTTACTTTTCCTGCCTGCTGCATAAACCTGCATGTTGGTTTGCCTTAGTACTTTGTTTGCTATCCGTTTGGAGTGTCCAGGCTCAGGGAGGCGTATCTGCCAGTCAGTATCAAGCGTTGGTATCATTTTATAATGCTACAAATGGCACTAACTGGTTCTCAAAAGACAATTGGTTGAGTTCTCAGCCTGTCAGTACCTGGTATGGTGTTACCGTAGACAGTTCAGGTAATGTGGTTGCCTTGAATCTGTCATACAATAACCTGACTGGAAAGCTACCTGCTTCGCTGAAAAATCTGCCACTGCTAGATGTACAGGTAATTGGGAACCAAATCTCTGGCATTGCTTCCTTACCTGCTACATTGGTTTCACTAAATGCCGAAAGCAATGTAATCACGGCTTTACCTGCCTTGCCAGCCAGATTAGAAGTGCTACGCGTGGGTTCCAATCAGATTCAAAGCTTTCCTGCACTTCCAGCAGCTTTGAAAGTAGTAGATGCAAGTTCAAACCGATTGTCTTCACTGCCTTCATTACCAGCCGGATTGACTAATTTAGCAGTTGCTAATAACCGAATCAGTTCTTTGTCTACTCTTCCTGCGGCGTTAACCAGTCTGAATATCAGTTCTAACCGCATTAGTGCTTTGCCGACTTTGCCAGCCAGCTTAAGTGCTGTGATTGCTAATAATAACCGCATGAGTACATTACCTACCTTGCCTGCCAGCCTTGCTTATCTGGCTGTTAATGGAAATCGTCTTTCGGCTCTACCAGCTTTACCTTCCGGATTGAGTTTTAGTATTGTAAATGATAATCGTCTGACATTTGAAGATCTGGAGCCGATTGTAAATCGCTTCTTTGGATCTGGCTTCTATGCTCCGCAGGCTGATATTGGCAACGAAGGTATCGTGGTTACCACTGCCGGATGTTCTATTCAGCTTTCTGCCAATTATGCTGGCAATAGTGCAAATAATCAGTACATATGGTTTAAAGACAGTGTAGCTATTGATACACTGACCACACCTTATCTGGCACTTAATCCTATTAGTAGTGATGATGCAGGAACCTATACCTGTCAGGTAAGTAATACTGTTGTGCCAGGCCTGATATTAAACCGCAGACCTATCTATGTGTATGTATATGGCGGGTCTGCGTCAAGCTCCGCACGGGTAAGTTCACCGGAAAGTCAGCCGGAAGAACGCAGTCTGACTATAGGACCTAATCCTTTTGTAGATGCGCTTTATGTATTTGGTAATAATACCTCAGAACAGAAAGCCCGTATTACGATAACCGATGTGCAAGGCCGACTGGTATATGAATCTTCAGCCCATTCCCTAACCCAACCTATACAATTAGATAAAGCTCTACCCAGCGCAATCTATCTGATGCAAGTGAGTGTGGGGGCTAAGACACAAACATTCTCTGTTGTAAAGCAATAA